One region of Mucilaginibacter gotjawali genomic DNA includes:
- a CDS encoding DoxX family protein: protein MTYTQFNVLVWALRLVAAGIMLQTLFFKFTAAPESVYIFTRLGLEPWGRIGIGSLELIASILVLIPRTTSYGALLAAGIMAGALFSHLTKLGIVVQNDGGQLFILALIVFIACSLLLIIFRKQNFLHLIF from the coding sequence ATGACATATACACAATTTAACGTACTGGTTTGGGCACTGCGCCTTGTTGCGGCAGGTATCATGCTGCAGACCTTGTTTTTCAAATTTACAGCTGCCCCCGAGTCCGTTTACATCTTTACCAGGCTGGGGCTGGAACCATGGGGACGGATCGGAATTGGTTCACTGGAACTCATCGCCTCAATACTGGTTCTTATCCCCCGTACCACCAGCTATGGTGCATTACTCGCTGCCGGTATTATGGCAGGCGCCCTGTTTTCCCATTTGACCAAATTAGGGATTGTAGTACAAAATGACGGCGGCCAGCTGTTCATTTTGGCACTCATCGTTTTCATCGCCTGCTCCCTGCTGCTGATCATCTTTAGGAAACAGAATTTTCTTCACCTGATCTTTTAA
- a CDS encoding phosphopantothenoylcysteine decarboxylase domain-containing protein, translated as MSKEKDRRSVLITAGPTREAIDPVRYITNHSSGKMGYAIAEAFLEKGFTVVLVSGPVTLSLTHPELTTIAVHSADEMYDACRPYFPTVQIAVFAAAVADYKPAEVHTEKMKKSGNELSLQLVKNVDIAFEFGRVKQAGQVSVGFALETNDEEQNALKKLDTKNLDMVILNSVQDQGATFGYDTNKVTIINRDLLGRTFPLKSKKEVGKDIADAAISYANHQHTNQQSLKTNYHDIYTI; from the coding sequence ATGTCAAAAGAAAAAGACAGGAGGTCGGTTTTGATCACTGCAGGCCCGACCAGGGAGGCGATTGACCCGGTACGTTACATCACCAACCATTCTTCGGGTAAGATGGGCTATGCTATAGCGGAAGCTTTTCTGGAAAAAGGCTTTACCGTGGTGCTGGTTTCAGGCCCGGTAACATTGAGCCTGACCCATCCTGAGCTGACCACTATCGCTGTTCATTCCGCGGATGAAATGTACGACGCATGCCGCCCTTACTTTCCTACAGTTCAGATTGCTGTTTTTGCCGCTGCCGTAGCCGATTATAAACCGGCGGAAGTTCATACGGAAAAAATGAAAAAGTCCGGAAACGAACTCAGCCTGCAACTGGTGAAAAATGTAGATATCGCTTTTGAATTTGGACGGGTCAAACAAGCCGGACAGGTGTCAGTCGGCTTTGCGCTGGAAACAAATGATGAGGAACAGAACGCCCTCAAAAAGCTGGATACAAAAAATCTCGATATGGTCATCCTGAATTCCGTACAGGACCAGGGAGCAACATTCGGTTACGACACCAACAAGGTCACTATTATTAACAGGGATCTATTGGGCCGCACTTTTCCTTTAAAATCAAAAAAGGAAGTCGGAAAAGATATTGCAGATGCTGCCATCAGCTATGCCAACCACCAACACACTAATCAACAGTCACTTAAAACTAATTATCATGACATATACACAATTTAA